The Flavobacterium marginilacus genome window below encodes:
- a CDS encoding pyridoxal phosphate-dependent aminotransferase produces the protein MITTAKRLNVVEEYYFSSKLREVRQLASEGKPIINMGIGSPDLKPSQVVIDAVVNAMQDENAHQYQSYQGLPELRKGMADFYQNNYGVALDPAVEILPLIGSKEGIMHISMAFLNEGDHVLIPNPGYPTYTSVTNLVGAVPVYYDLKEANNWEPDFEALEKLDLSKVKIMWLGYPHMPTGARGSLELFAKLVAFAKKHNILLINDNPYSFVLNDKPMSLLQVEGAKDVALELNSLSKTFNMAGWRVGMVLGSASLIDAVLKVKSNMDSGMFYGIQKGAVAALNSDKSWFEDMNKIYRRRRILTEQLAEKLGCEVYKEGVGLFVWAKLPAGIDSAEDFIDKILYEKSIFITPGTIFGSNGEGYIRFALCVKEEKVQEAIDRF, from the coding sequence ATGATTACAACAGCAAAACGTTTAAATGTAGTTGAAGAATATTACTTCTCATCAAAATTGAGAGAAGTGAGACAATTAGCCTCAGAAGGAAAACCAATTATCAATATGGGAATTGGAAGTCCGGATTTAAAACCATCACAGGTGGTTATTGATGCTGTTGTAAATGCAATGCAGGACGAAAATGCACATCAGTATCAAAGTTATCAGGGACTGCCGGAACTTAGAAAAGGAATGGCTGATTTTTATCAGAACAATTATGGAGTAGCGCTGGATCCTGCTGTTGAAATTTTGCCATTGATTGGTTCCAAAGAAGGGATTATGCATATTTCTATGGCTTTCCTGAACGAAGGAGACCATGTTCTGATTCCAAATCCGGGTTATCCTACTTATACTTCGGTAACTAATCTTGTTGGTGCTGTGCCGGTTTATTATGATTTGAAAGAAGCTAATAATTGGGAACCTGATTTTGAAGCTTTGGAAAAACTGGATTTGTCAAAAGTAAAAATCATGTGGCTGGGTTATCCTCACATGCCGACAGGAGCAAGAGGAAGTTTGGAATTGTTTGCAAAATTGGTAGCATTTGCGAAAAAACACAATATATTATTGATCAATGACAATCCTTATAGTTTTGTTTTGAATGATAAACCAATGAGTTTACTGCAGGTGGAAGGAGCAAAAGATGTAGCATTAGAGCTGAATTCTTTGAGTAAAACCTTCAACATGGCGGGATGGAGAGTTGGAATGGTTTTAGGAAGTGCAAGTCTTATTGATGCAGTGCTGAAAGTAAAAAGCAACATGGACAGCGGTATGTTCTACGGAATTCAAAAAGGGGCTGTTGCAGCATTGAATAGTGACAAATCCTGGTTTGAAGATATGAACAAAATTTATCGCAGACGAAGAATTTTGACAGAACAGCTGGCTGAAAAGTTAGGCTGTGAAGTATACAAAGAAGGCGTTGGTCTTTTTGTCTGGGCAAAATTGCCGGCAGGAATTGATTCGGCTGAGGATTTTATAGATAAGATATTGTATGAAAAATCAATTTTTATCACGCCGGGAACTATTTTCGGAAGCAATGGAGAAGGATATATCCGATTTGCGCTTTGTGTGAAAGAAGAGAAAGTGCAGGAAGCGATAGATAGATTTTAG
- a CDS encoding prephenate dehydrogenase produces MNIYVIGVGLIGGSIALDAKDLNPDAKIFGIDTNEKHLQEAAALGVIDDTAIFDDLSKADLVIVSVPVDIAIVVLPKVLDLVSDSAIVFDVGSTKIPVCEAVENHPKRRNFMATHPIAGTEFSGPSAAIRGLFKGKTNIICEVEKTAFKLQERALWLFSAIGMRIRYMDPKSHDKHIAYVSHLSHISSFMLGKTVINKEKDEQDIFDMAGSGFESTVRLAKSSPAMWTPIFKQNKKQVVKTLEEYIANLSNFKELLVNDDYEAIYNEMQSVNKIREILNGMKK; encoded by the coding sequence ATGAATATATATGTAATAGGTGTTGGATTAATAGGTGGGTCAATAGCACTAGACGCTAAAGATTTGAATCCTGATGCTAAAATTTTTGGAATTGACACTAATGAAAAGCATTTGCAAGAGGCAGCTGCGCTTGGAGTTATTGATGATACAGCTATTTTTGATGACTTATCCAAGGCAGATTTAGTTATTGTTTCGGTTCCCGTGGACATAGCTATTGTGGTTTTGCCAAAGGTTTTGGATTTGGTTTCGGACTCGGCTATTGTTTTTGATGTAGGTTCGACTAAAATTCCAGTTTGTGAAGCAGTTGAAAATCATCCGAAGAGGAGAAATTTTATGGCCACGCATCCTATTGCTGGAACAGAGTTTTCGGGACCTTCAGCAGCAATCAGAGGGTTGTTTAAAGGGAAAACGAATATCATCTGTGAGGTTGAAAAAACAGCTTTTAAATTACAAGAGAGAGCATTGTGGCTTTTTTCGGCAATCGGAATGAGAATCCGCTACATGGATCCGAAATCGCATGATAAACATATTGCTTATGTGTCGCATTTATCACACATCAGTTCGTTCATGCTTGGGAAAACGGTAATCAATAAAGAAAAGGACGAGCAGGATATTTTTGATATGGCAGGTTCCGGATTTGAAAGCACCGTTCGTCTGGCCAAAAGTTCACCAGCAATGTGGACGCCGATTTTTAAGCAGAATAAAAAACAGGTAGTCAAGACGTTAGAGGAATATATCGCAAATTTGTCTAACTTTAAGGAGCTTCTGGTGAATGATGATTACGAAGCGATTTATAATGAAATGCAGAGCGTAAATAAAATAAGAGAAATATTAAACGGAATGAAAAAATAA
- a CDS encoding AAA family ATPase: MITYIKINGFKSFHNFEMEFTPFTVIAGANASGKSNLFDALSLLSRLAETDSIKREFGKQRGEFIELFTQYGDDNYANEIEFIIEMLVNKKVKDAWGNDGKLKYTRLRYELSIRRYTNSSGIEELTVSKENLIKLNHQEDNWIKLIPKKTLEFWRPKVVTGKRGIPYIQTEIENDLPVILVSQDGTTGNKRRFPLGNATRTVLSSFDTIDFPHVLAAKEEMKSWKFLQLNPEDLRQATSKNNGEDIISVSGKNLAAALFRIKQEDKFNLVAISRKLNSFLPNFIEVDVIDDKENKQYLIKLKDKDKKEFSSRVLSEGTLRILALCILEFDEKHTGLLCFEEPENGIHPFRIKAMTELLKDLSVDFDEIDTPLRQVIVNSHSPVLVGNMLKWENNLNVSILYAQMRTSISDIDETRLKLNSTKISPVLKENTQQLNLVFSEQDRKLTLSIVQDYLKTADFEYNIV; encoded by the coding sequence ATGATAACATACATAAAAATAAATGGCTTTAAATCCTTCCATAATTTTGAAATGGAGTTCACTCCTTTTACTGTAATTGCAGGTGCAAATGCATCTGGGAAAAGCAATTTATTTGATGCTTTAAGTTTACTGTCGAGATTAGCAGAAACTGACAGTATAAAAAGAGAATTTGGCAAGCAAAGGGGTGAATTCATTGAGTTGTTTACGCAATATGGAGATGATAATTATGCCAACGAAATAGAATTTATTATTGAAATGTTGGTTAATAAAAAGGTAAAAGACGCATGGGGTAACGATGGTAAATTAAAATATACTAGATTACGTTATGAATTGTCAATTAGAAGATATACTAATTCATCTGGTATTGAGGAATTGACAGTTTCTAAAGAGAATTTGATAAAATTAAATCATCAAGAGGATAATTGGATTAAATTAATTCCTAAAAAGACATTAGAGTTTTGGAGGCCAAAAGTGGTTACAGGAAAAAGAGGTATTCCATATATTCAAACTGAAATTGAAAATGATTTACCTGTAATATTAGTTTCTCAAGATGGAACAACTGGAAATAAAAGAAGATTTCCTTTAGGTAATGCTACTAGAACAGTGTTAAGTAGTTTTGATACAATTGATTTCCCTCACGTTTTGGCGGCTAAAGAAGAAATGAAAAGTTGGAAATTTCTTCAGCTTAATCCTGAAGATTTAAGACAGGCAACAAGTAAAAATAATGGGGAAGACATTATTTCGGTTAGTGGAAAAAATTTAGCCGCTGCTTTATTTCGAATTAAGCAGGAAGATAAATTTAATCTTGTTGCTATTTCAAGAAAATTAAATAGTTTTTTGCCTAATTTTATTGAAGTTGATGTTATTGATGATAAAGAAAACAAACAATATTTAATAAAATTAAAGGATAAAGATAAGAAAGAATTCTCCTCAAGAGTACTTTCAGAAGGCACATTAAGAATTTTAGCTCTGTGCATATTAGAGTTTGATGAAAAACATACAGGATTACTTTGTTTTGAAGAGCCTGAAAACGGGATACATCCCTTTAGAATAAAGGCAATGACAGAATTATTAAAAGATTTGTCGGTTGATTTTGATGAAATAGATACTCCACTGCGTCAGGTTATAGTAAATTCACATTCTCCAGTATTAGTTGGTAATATGTTGAAATGGGAAAATAACTTAAATGTAAGTATTTTGTATGCTCAAATGAGAACTTCTATTTCTGATATTGATGAGACAAGATTAAAATTGAATTCAACAAAAATAAGTCCTGTGCTTAAAGAAAATACGCAACAATTAAATTTAGTTTTCTCAGAACAAGACCGAAAATTAACACTCTCTATTGTTCAAGATTATTTAAAAACAGCTGATTTTGAGTATAATATAGTTTAA
- a CDS encoding DUF4276 family protein, whose product MSNFLLTGLFTEGTTDIRFLESVVKTTLENVAFDCSGDIETELQIIKIEKAGLSFNEQVLKAAQKSKNDFGVLILFVHTDSDNTDDLDAFRNRIIPAKEFVNQQDENEVCKKIVAIVPVQMTESWMLADKELLKHEIGIEMSDFDLGIHKQPEEIANPKAVIENIIRISKESQVKKKRKNGMVIADLYQIIGQKTEISKLEELGSYIKFKNSLIDQLRELNFYHK is encoded by the coding sequence ATGAGTAATTTTCTTTTAACAGGTCTTTTTACAGAAGGAACAACTGATATTCGTTTTTTAGAAAGCGTTGTAAAAACAACTTTAGAAAATGTAGCTTTTGATTGTTCAGGCGATATTGAAACCGAATTACAAATCATCAAAATAGAAAAGGCGGGTTTAAGTTTTAATGAACAAGTTCTTAAAGCTGCACAAAAATCAAAAAATGATTTTGGGGTATTAATTTTATTTGTTCATACTGATTCGGATAATACAGACGATTTGGATGCTTTTAGAAACAGAATTATACCAGCAAAAGAATTCGTCAATCAGCAAGATGAGAATGAGGTTTGTAAAAAAATAGTTGCAATAGTTCCCGTCCAAATGACTGAATCTTGGATGTTGGCTGATAAAGAACTTTTAAAGCATGAAATTGGTATAGAAATGTCTGATTTTGATTTAGGAATTCATAAACAACCCGAAGAAATAGCCAATCCAAAAGCGGTAATCGAAAATATAATCCGTATTTCTAAAGAAAGTCAAGTTAAGAAAAAAAGAAAGAACGGGATGGTAATTGCTGATTTGTATCAGATTATTGGTCAGAAAACAGAAATTTCAAAGCTTGAAGAACTAGGCTCTTATATCAAATTTAAAAATTCGTTAATTGACCAACTTAGGGAATTAAATTTTTACCACAAATAA
- a CDS encoding bifunctional 3-deoxy-7-phosphoheptulonate synthase/chorismate mutase type II, translating into MENKKEMRDWLNEFKLSHPFVIAGPCSAETEEQVLKIAHELKDSDVSVFRAGIWKPRTRPGGFEGVGEIGLKWLKKAKAETGLLMGTEVATAAHCKLALENDIDVLWVGARTTANPFAVQEIADTLAGTDKIVLIKNPVNPDMALWLGGVERLYAAGIKKLGVIHRGFSTYEKTKYRNIPEWQIAIELQNKFPDLPLIIDPSHITGNRDMILEVTQEALDLNYDGMIIETHNDPDNAWSDAAQQVTPDALKQIFKDLKVRKVSGDTADFEQKMTKLRANIDVLDANLLDLLGKRMKVADEIGQVKKDNNVAILQNNRWNEIQAKMVAEGAKKGLTEEFITKLFKSIHQESIEHQERILNS; encoded by the coding sequence ATGGAAAACAAGAAAGAAATGAGAGATTGGTTGAACGAATTCAAATTGTCTCATCCATTCGTAATTGCAGGACCTTGTAGTGCTGAAACTGAAGAGCAGGTTTTGAAAATTGCTCATGAATTGAAAGATTCTGATGTTAGTGTTTTTAGAGCTGGAATCTGGAAACCAAGAACTCGTCCAGGAGGATTTGAAGGTGTTGGAGAAATTGGATTGAAATGGCTTAAAAAAGCTAAAGCAGAAACTGGTTTGCTTATGGGAACTGAGGTTGCTACTGCAGCTCACTGTAAATTAGCTTTGGAAAATGATATCGATGTTTTATGGGTTGGTGCCCGTACAACTGCAAATCCATTTGCGGTTCAGGAGATTGCTGATACATTGGCAGGAACGGATAAAATCGTTTTGATTAAAAACCCAGTAAACCCAGATATGGCTTTATGGTTAGGAGGAGTTGAACGTTTATATGCTGCCGGAATCAAAAAATTAGGAGTTATCCACAGAGGTTTTTCTACTTACGAAAAAACAAAATACAGAAATATTCCAGAATGGCAGATTGCTATCGAATTGCAGAATAAATTCCCTGATTTGCCTTTAATCATTGATCCATCACATATCACAGGAAACCGTGATATGATTCTTGAAGTGACTCAAGAGGCTTTGGACTTGAATTATGATGGTATGATTATCGAAACTCATAATGATCCGGATAATGCTTGGTCTGATGCCGCACAACAAGTTACTCCAGATGCTTTGAAACAAATTTTCAAAGATTTGAAAGTAAGAAAAGTGAGCGGAGATACAGCTGATTTTGAGCAAAAAATGACAAAATTAAGAGCTAACATCGATGTTTTGGATGCTAATTTGTTAGACTTGCTAGGAAAACGTATGAAAGTTGCTGATGAAATTGGTCAAGTGAAAAAAGACAATAACGTAGCGATTCTTCAAAACAACCGCTGGAACGAAATTCAAGCCAAAATGGTAGCAGAAGGTGCTAAAAAAGGATTGACAGAAGAATTTATCACTAAATTATTCAAATCTATTCACCAGGAAAGTATCGAACACCAAGAGAGAATCTTGAATTCGTAA
- the dtd gene encoding D-aminoacyl-tRNA deacylase: MKTVIQRVSSASVTVEGNKIADIQKGLLVLVGIEDADNQEDSIWLCQKICNLRIFGDENDVMNLSVKDIDGEIIIVSQFTLHASTKKGNRPSYLKASKPEIAIPMYEKFVSQMEKELGRKVQTGLFGADMKVALLNDGPVTIIMDSKNRE, from the coding sequence TTGAAAACAGTTATTCAAAGAGTTTCCTCAGCCTCTGTGACTGTAGAAGGAAATAAAATAGCCGATATCCAAAAAGGACTTCTTGTCTTAGTAGGAATAGAAGATGCCGATAATCAGGAAGATAGTATTTGGCTTTGCCAAAAAATTTGTAATCTCCGCATTTTTGGAGATGAAAACGACGTAATGAATCTTTCTGTAAAAGACATTGACGGTGAGATAATTATTGTTTCGCAGTTTACGCTTCATGCTTCGACCAAAAAAGGAAATCGTCCGTCATATTTGAAGGCATCAAAACCAGAAATTGCCATTCCGATGTATGAAAAATTTGTGAGTCAGATGGAAAAAGAACTGGGCAGGAAAGTTCAAACGGGTCTTTTTGGCGCCGATATGAAAGTGGCATTACTTAATGACGGTCCTGTTACCATTATAATGGACAGTAAAAATAGGGAGTAA
- the rsgA gene encoding ribosome small subunit-dependent GTPase A has translation MTGTVYKSTGSWYTVKSEQGDFIECRMKGKFRIKGIKSTNPIAVGDIVDYELEETSDNVTGTIHKIHDRKNYIVRKSVNLSHQMHIIASNIDRVFLLITINNPPTTTSFIDRFLVTAEAYGIETILVFNKIDTFDDAMLDEQLYLQYIYQEIGYQCLRVSATQNKGVEELKQLMIDQVTMFSGHSGVGKSTLVNALEPTLQLKTKTISEQSKQGQHTTTFAEMYDLSFNARIIDTPGIKGFGIVDMEKEEISGYFPEFFRLKDQCKFNNCLHKEEPHCAIKAALDNDEIAWSRYNSYLKILEGDDEHYRTDNYDEDRKASDESRK, from the coding sequence ATGACAGGAACCGTTTATAAATCTACAGGAAGCTGGTATACCGTAAAATCCGAACAAGGTGATTTCATTGAATGCCGTATGAAAGGGAAATTCCGAATTAAGGGAATTAAAAGTACCAATCCGATTGCTGTAGGTGATATTGTCGATTATGAGCTTGAAGAAACCTCGGACAATGTTACGGGAACCATTCACAAGATTCACGACAGAAAGAATTATATCGTTCGAAAATCTGTGAATCTTTCGCATCAAATGCATATTATTGCGTCTAATATTGACCGCGTTTTTCTTTTGATTACGATAAATAATCCTCCCACAACGACCAGTTTTATTGACCGATTTCTGGTTACTGCTGAAGCTTATGGGATAGAAACGATTTTGGTTTTTAATAAAATAGATACTTTTGATGATGCGATGCTGGATGAACAGCTGTATCTGCAGTATATTTATCAGGAAATCGGTTATCAATGTCTAAGAGTTTCTGCCACCCAAAATAAAGGTGTAGAAGAGTTAAAGCAGCTAATGATTGATCAGGTAACGATGTTTTCCGGACATTCCGGTGTGGGGAAATCTACTTTGGTCAATGCTTTGGAGCCTACATTACAGCTGAAAACCAAGACAATTTCAGAACAAAGCAAACAGGGACAGCATACCACAACATTTGCAGAGATGTATGATTTGAGTTTCAACGCCCGAATAATTGATACGCCGGGAATTAAAGGTTTTGGGATTGTTGATATGGAAAAAGAAGAAATCAGCGGTTATTTTCCTGAATTTTTTAGGCTTAAAGACCAATGTAAGTTCAATAACTGTCTTCACAAAGAAGAACCGCACTGTGCCATAAAAGCTGCATTGGATAACGATGAAATCGCTTGGTCGCGTTATAACAGCTACCTTAAAATCCTTGAAGGTGATGATGAACATTACCGCACTGATAATTATGACGAGGATAGAAAAGCAAGTGATGAGTCGAGGAAATAA
- a CDS encoding prolyl oligopeptidase family serine peptidase, which produces MTNRINKRILFGTILFFGFSINGFSQESAAFPLWDQIPGAIKNDAYKEEPRLDAQGNRTGIRKVTEPTLMPFLVKNDSGKNAAVVICPGGGYTVLSIDKEGINIAKWFNSIGVSAFVLKYRLPSDDIMTDKTVAPLQDAQEAIRTLRRNAVKWNLDVAKIGIMGFSAGGHLASTASTHYLDKIYDSKDDISARPDFSMLIYPVISMEDGITHNGSKENLLGKTASADLIAKYSNEKVVNENTPPAFLVHATDDKAVPVENSINYYLALKKNKVIAEMHLYQNGGHGFGLGTKGTQTYWSAACKNWLIANKILEEKQTYLFSYFKGNGEDGLHFASSTDGYEWQTLKNDTSFLTPEVGKDKLMRDPCVIKGGDGLFHMVWTVSWTDKGIGYASSKDLIHWSKQEFLPVMEYEADTRNTWAPEITFDEKSRTYMIYWASTIEGKFLETKSEEEKGYNHRIYYTTTKDFKKFSKTKLLYEPGFNVIDATILKQDKGYVMFLKDETKVPVQKNLKVAYSDKLTGPYSKASTPITGNYWAEGPTAIKIDGNWVVYFDKYTSKKYGAIKQTETGWEDISDKVSFPQGMRHGTVIKVDPEIIANLKKE; this is translated from the coding sequence ATGACAAATAGAATTAACAAAAGAATACTTTTTGGAACAATACTTTTTTTTGGATTTTCCATTAACGGTTTTTCACAGGAAAGTGCTGCGTTTCCATTATGGGATCAAATTCCGGGAGCTATTAAAAATGACGCTTACAAAGAAGAACCGCGACTGGATGCTCAAGGCAATCGAACAGGAATACGAAAAGTCACAGAACCCACTTTGATGCCTTTTTTGGTGAAAAATGATTCAGGCAAAAACGCTGCAGTTGTCATTTGCCCAGGCGGAGGCTATACCGTTTTGTCGATTGACAAAGAAGGAATCAATATTGCAAAATGGTTTAACTCGATAGGAGTTTCGGCTTTTGTACTAAAATACCGTTTGCCATCAGATGATATTATGACGGATAAAACTGTTGCACCGCTTCAGGATGCTCAGGAAGCCATACGAACATTACGCCGAAATGCAGTAAAATGGAATCTTGATGTTGCTAAAATTGGAATCATGGGATTTTCTGCAGGAGGTCATTTGGCATCAACGGCATCGACTCATTATCTGGATAAAATATATGACAGCAAAGACGATATTAGCGCGCGTCCTGATTTTTCGATGCTGATTTATCCTGTAATTTCTATGGAAGATGGAATTACACATAATGGCTCCAAAGAAAATCTTTTAGGGAAAACCGCTTCTGCAGATTTAATTGCAAAATATTCGAATGAAAAAGTAGTAAACGAAAATACGCCTCCTGCATTTTTAGTACACGCCACAGACGACAAAGCAGTTCCAGTGGAAAACAGCATCAATTATTATTTGGCTTTGAAAAAAAACAAAGTTATTGCTGAGATGCATTTGTATCAAAACGGCGGTCATGGTTTTGGTTTAGGAACAAAAGGAACACAGACGTATTGGTCCGCTGCCTGCAAAAATTGGCTAATCGCGAATAAAATTTTAGAAGAAAAACAAACTTATTTATTTTCTTATTTTAAAGGAAATGGTGAAGACGGACTTCATTTTGCCAGCAGTACTGATGGTTACGAATGGCAGACCTTAAAAAACGACACTTCCTTTTTAACTCCCGAAGTTGGTAAAGACAAGTTAATGAGAGATCCCTGCGTTATTAAAGGCGGTGATGGTTTATTTCATATGGTATGGACGGTAAGCTGGACTGACAAAGGAATTGGCTATGCTTCATCCAAAGATTTAATTCATTGGTCAAAACAGGAATTTTTGCCAGTAATGGAATATGAAGCGGACACACGGAATACTTGGGCTCCCGAAATTACTTTCGACGAAAAATCAAGAACCTATATGATTTATTGGGCAAGTACAATTGAAGGGAAATTTCTGGAAACCAAATCTGAAGAAGAAAAAGGATACAATCACCGAATCTATTATACTACAACAAAAGATTTTAAAAAATTCAGCAAAACAAAACTCCTTTATGAGCCTGGCTTTAATGTGATCGATGCTACTATTTTGAAACAAGACAAAGGGTATGTGATGTTTTTAAAAGATGAAACCAAAGTTCCTGTACAAAAAAATCTTAAAGTTGCTTATAGCGATAAATTGACTGGTCCATATTCAAAAGCAAGTACTCCGATTACAGGAAATTACTGGGCAGAAGGACCAACTGCTATCAAAATTGATGGGAATTGGGTTGTCTATTTTGACAAATATACTTCAAAAAAATACGGAGCTATAAAACAAACCGAAACGGGCTGGGAAGATATTTCAGATAAAGTTTCATTTCCACAAGGAATGCGGCACGGAACTGTTATCAAGGTTGATCCAGAAATTATTGCCAATCTGAAAAAAGAGTAA
- a CDS encoding alpha/beta hydrolase family protein, with protein MSTNFFSSIFFWLLLMVLPEIAFSQSDFTIQEVKFESQGVTLAGSIVKPKKTIAAVVIVHGSDPVKRELEFAKRLAKEGIAVLTYDKRGVGESGGVYVGPTVGTNNIDTTNLNLLSQDANSAVNTFRTYLKDKKTPIGLVGFSQAGWIIPITASKNPQIEFMVLFSCPTITTLEQLRFQFYTNGNNNFWENHTETDAREHTKNDPDRYQFVATDPKKSLSTLSIPGLWLFGEKDIQIPVKMCIEQLNTFKVQGKPFEYTLFSALGHNTVFDSDTTPFDISIQWIKQRTLNIKKSKTSK; from the coding sequence ATGAGCACTAACTTTTTTTCTAGCATATTTTTTTGGTTATTATTAATGGTATTGCCAGAAATTGCATTTTCGCAATCTGACTTTACCATTCAAGAGGTAAAGTTTGAAAGTCAGGGTGTCACGCTTGCAGGCTCAATTGTAAAGCCTAAAAAAACAATTGCAGCAGTTGTAATTGTACACGGGTCAGATCCTGTAAAAAGAGAATTGGAATTTGCTAAGCGTCTTGCGAAAGAAGGCATTGCTGTATTGACGTATGATAAACGTGGAGTAGGAGAATCAGGCGGGGTGTATGTAGGGCCAACTGTTGGCACGAATAATATTGATACGACTAATCTTAATTTATTATCGCAGGATGCAAATTCTGCAGTAAATACATTTCGAACTTATTTGAAAGATAAAAAAACACCAATTGGATTAGTTGGTTTTAGTCAAGCAGGATGGATAATCCCAATTACAGCGAGTAAAAACCCGCAAATAGAATTTATGGTTTTGTTTAGTTGTCCAACAATTACAACTTTAGAACAGCTTCGATTTCAGTTTTATACTAATGGGAATAATAATTTTTGGGAAAATCATACAGAAACAGATGCTCGTGAACATACTAAAAATGACCCAGACAGATATCAATTTGTGGCGACTGACCCAAAAAAATCTCTCAGCACTCTTTCAATTCCTGGACTTTGGTTATTTGGAGAAAAAGATATACAGATTCCGGTAAAGATGTGTATAGAACAATTGAATACATTCAAAGTTCAAGGCAAACCTTTTGAATATACTTTGTTTTCAGCATTAGGTCACAATACTGTATTTGACAGTGATACAACACCTTTTGATATTTCAATTCAATGGATAAAACAGAGAACCTTAAATATTAAGAAATCTAAAACATCAAAATAA